GATAGAACAATCAGTGCCGTTGGAGAAAAATATCCCTAGTGTGAGATCCTTCTTGAGGTATCTAAGAAGGTGCAAAGTTGCAGTCAAGTGTGTATCTATGGGTGCTTTCATAAATTGGTTGAGGAGTTGTACACTGTATGCTATATCTAGTCTGGTGTTAGTTAGGAAGTTCAACTTGCCTACTAGTTTGGGCATATGTAGGATCTTGCAGAAGAGTGCCTTCATTAGATTTCAATTTCAGAGTAGGATCAAGAGGGGAAGATAAGCTGATGTAGGCAAAATAGTCATACTCCGTCAACAAGTCTAAGGTAAACTTCCTTTGAGAAATGGTAACACCATCTGGCTTGTAAGGGACTTCTAAGCCCAAGAAGTAGTGAAGTCTCCCTAGGTCCTTGATCTAAAACTGCTTGTCAAGGAATGCCTTTAAATTGGATATTTCCACTGAATCAGTACCAGtgataataacatcatcaacatatacagcTACAAAGATAGTGGAGGATGAGATCTTCTTGGAGAACAGTGAATAGTCATTCTCAGAATGCTTGTACCCCATTGATGACAGGGCTTCAGTTAGTTTGGTATACCAGTGCATGTTGGCTTATTTCAGCCCATACAAAGACTTGTTTAACTTGCAGACCATCTTGTGTGAACCAAACTAATCAATCAGAAGACCTGGTGGGACCTCCATATATACCTCTTCATATAGGTCACCATGGAGGAATGCATTGCTCGCATCAAGTTGGAATATATCTCAGTCTTTCTTCACAACAACAGTAACCAAAGTTCTAACTAATGTCATGTTGACAACAAGAGAAAATATCTCTGTATAGTCAACCCCTTCTTGTTGAGTATAACCTTTCACCACTAGTCTAGCCTTGAATCTCTCAATACTTCCATCTGTTTTATGCTTGACTTTATAAACTCACTTGCAGCCTATTGCCTATTTTCCAGATGGCAGGGGTGCTAAGTCCTAAGTATGATTGGCATGAAAAGCTTCAAATTCTTGTAGCTTGGTTGTTTGCCATGCAGGATTAAGAGTTGCCTCTCCATATGAGGATGGCTCACTATCATGACAAACATTTGTCACCAAGTGCTGGCTTTCAGAACACAGGACATCAAGGGTGATGTGATTATGATTGGAGAAGAGTGCATTCAAGGAAGGTGAACAATGAGAGGTAGCAGGTTGAGTTGTGTTAGGAAGGGTACAAATATAATCTTTGAGGCAAGTAGGAATTTTGTGTGTTCTGTTGGACTTCCTGATTATAGGTGTTTCTGAGTGAGTAGATGTGGGTGAAGAATGACTAGTAGTTTAATATGAAGATGTAGGGATAGAGGTATAAGTGAATAAGGTGTTTGATGTGTGTGTTAAGGTATCATTAACAGGAGAAATTCAGGGTGTTGATGCACACCTGGAGATATGATATCTATAGAACTTTAAACACCAGGATATGGATTGTCACCCTCAATATATGTAGGAAAGGAGACTGATTTGAAGACATTATATAGGGAAGCATTCTTAGGAGTTAAAGTAAAGGGAAAGACATTTTCATAGAACACCACATCTCTAGATATATGTATCTTCCTAGTGGCTAAGTTTAGTACTTTGTAACCCTTTGTCCCAAAAGGATAGCCTATGAAGACATGAGGAGTTGTTCTGGGCTCAAATTTATCCCTTTGCACCTTAGGCACAATAGGATAACAAAGGCAACCAAAACTCCTCAAATGAGAGTAATTGGGTTTCTTGTGATATAAAAGTTCAAAGGGGCACTTATTGTTTAGGTAGGATGAGACTAATCTGTTAATTAAGTAGGTGGCTATCAAAATACACTATCCCCAATATCTACTTGGTAATTTGGATTGAAACATAAGTGCCCAAGCAGTTTCTATgagatatttgtatttttctCTCCACTACCCCATTTTATTGTGGTGTATAGGGACAGGTTTTCTGATGAATGATACCTTTGGATTGATAAAATATGGTAGCTTCATGACTGGTAAACTCCAGCCCATTGTCAGATCTGATGGTCTTCACAGAGGTATTGAATTGATTTTTAGTCATGGTTATAAAGGCTTTAAGGGCTTGTAGAGCATTGCTCTTACTGCTTAGTAAATGTATCCAAGTGAACCTACTGAAATCATCTACTAATGTGAGGAAGTACTTATAATTATCATGAGTAGTGACATGGTAGGGACCCCATATGTCAATATGCAGTAAATGAAAGGCTGGTTAGACCCCATTTGAGTGGAGGTATTGGTTATTCGTGGAAATGTGAGTCTGGGCAAATGGAACAAATGAAAGGTTGTTTAGGTGAGAAATGCACATGTACGGAGGATATTCCTCTCATTTTGACAAAAAGAACATGACCAAGCCTATTATGCCACAAAAGATTCACATCACACTTGTCAAACACAGCTGAAAACTCATTCTTATTATTATGAGTGGAGGTATTCACATTTGGTGAATGATGATATGAGGAGTGGGACTTCTGAAGTCTTCACTATTTACACTAGCAGAAGAAAAACAGCTGTAACAAGAAACTCACACATTAGCATTTGAAAAAGTACTTCTACTCTTTAGACACCTGGAACATAGGTAGTATAGTCCCTTCTTGATACTACCAATCACCTGAGGCCTCTTCACTGAAGGGGCATGTAACAGACATAGTGCATCAGTAAAGAGCATCATACATCTAAGATGCAATGCAAGTGAATGGACAGAAATTACGTTGTATTTGAAAGAAGGAACATAGAGGACTTTGTGTAAGGTGATTTCAAGACTGAGTATCACATCTCCAAATTCAAGCACTTTCACCCTATATCCATTTGATAAATTTATTAGTAGAGGATGTAGTAGTGTGGTGATATTACTAAGTGTTGTTTTATTGAAGGTCATATGGTTAGACGCTCCTAAGTCTATGATCCAAAGGTCAGACGTTGATTCAAAACATTTGCATGATGGTTTTTCAAAATCAATAGAAGAAGTGTAGACTGCAATACCTTCATGTTGGCATTGCTGGGAGATCCTCTTGTGTTGCCTGTCTGGAAGTGATGTAACTAGCTCATTATCTTCCCATATTGTTCCTTTGTTAGGTTGGCATTTTGATTCCCATCATGTGGAATTGAATCATCTTCCTTCTTATGAAGCAAATCAGCTGGAACTCCATGTACATTTGCCACACCTCATTTTCCTCTATTGAACTTATGACCTTGAATCTGATTTTAGTTGTTACTCTGATTGAATTGTTGAGCACTGGTGCGATTGAAGATTTGATTGTTATATGAATTGCCTTAGGGATACCCATGTAACTTGTAACACTTCTCCTTTGAGTGGCCTGGACTCTTGCAAAAGTCACAGAATAACCGACCCTTATTGTTTGCAGTGTAGTGTGTTTTGAAGTTCCAAGCTCTgaatggattttgatgttgtgaaGATATGGTATTCACATATAATGAAGTAGACTCAAGATTTAGTTGATTATTTGGCCTGAATTCCCTCTGTTTATCTTCTTATATTAGTAGGGAGAAGGCATGTGCCAAGGATGGCAGAGGTTTCATCATCAAATTGCTTCCTCGCACCATTGTATAGACCTCATTTAGGCCCATCAAGAAATGAATGAGTAGTCTGTAACAACCAAACCaatagttttgagcatttgtactttcCTCGCTAGTTTACGGGTATGAGTAGCTATGTATGATATATTATGgcttatgtgaatcgtcgattttggttttcaggttattcagaattgaattggaagaatggatttcattgttgaagctttaaattgggagagttgatcaagtttgactttttgtaaatttgaacccggaacggagttttgatggttctggtaggtccgtttggtgattttggacttaggagcgcatccgaattgtgatttggaggtccgtagtagaatttgacttgaaatggcagaagttggatttttggaaagtttgaccgaagtggactttttgatatcgaattcggattgtgattccaggaattggaatagctttgttttgtcatttgggacttgtgtgtaaaatttgggtacattccgggttgatttgctatgtttcggtacgagttattgaagttgaaaagtttaaagttcatagatttcgatttgaggtatgattcatcgttttgatgttgttatgtgtgttttgaggcctcgagtagatcCGTATTGTGTTATtcaacttgttggtatattcgtacggggtcccgaggggatcAGTTGAATTTCGGACGTAGTTCGGATCATTTCAAATGGCTTTGCATTGCTGGTTTTTTTGTTGTTACCTGTTGCTTCTGgcattcttcgcgatcgcgaaaggtgtTTGGTTAGTGGATATATTTTTTCTTTGCGTTTGCGCTTCTGAAGTCACGTTCGCACTGGGTTGAAGATTTTTGTCTTCGCGTCCACGTTCTTTGctatgcgttcgcgtagtgttaagGTTTGGCAACTGGGAGTTGGAGAATTCTTCAACGCGAGCGCGAAAGGTGAGTCGCGTTGGCGAAGCTTTGCATcagtggtcatcgcgttcgcgtggggtATATTGCGAATGCATAGTGCTTTTGGTGGCAGTGTATTttgttcatcacgaacgcgatggacttcccgcgttcgcgtaagaggatgcctgggcagaagtataaagtactctatttctcgggtttcggccatttttacattttggagcaattttcaccatgtgaactggggtaagtattctctactcattttttattttatatcatgaatctatcttcgtttttggcatttgattgagggttccaaaagagaaatttgggggttttagcctaaagtttcataaagttaatttttgagttttgaacatcgattcggagttggatttgagtgaaattagtatggttggactcgtaattgaatgggttgccggattttgtgagttttgtcaggttccaaggtgtgggcccgggttggacgttttggccaattttggggttttgattaaagattcgaccttttttcatttggaattgtttccttgggctttatttgatgtatttgacttgattttggctagctttgagtcgttcggagttttggggctttatttgatgtaattgagttgcttttggctagctttaagtcgttcggaggtcgctaCGCACTAGATGGAAGTTCTGGAGCATGGTTTAGCTTGCTtgacattggattcgtcttgttcgaggtaagtaactcttctaatcttggagctgagggtatgaaccctgactatacgtgttatgtgtttggtgttgaggtgacgcacatgctaggtgacgggcatgtgggtgtgcaccgtgtgaactgtgattctgttatttctgtggtactgtgtagttacctgaacttattgatcgggtccaagcctacactactattgagtagcgagggtggtcgatgcagttttaacccaactaggtcgggatcgaatccgcAGGAAGTTAATggttggaattaggtttatatctaagttAGATGCGGGTTTTGAATCTAATTACAGTTCCACAAGTTtgggtttgatttctacttctaactttactctaaagattACAATAATTGAacctaaggacaatatttttgttgttatttttcaaatgtttaaagagactagggtagtgacttctacctaggtggatatctaacgggtagcaaaATCTTGGGAAAGCTTGATTAGTTGGGATTGTAATATATCTATCACACCCGGGTACTCaatctatacctctcggtagtttgagtgattttgcccaatttggctttctcaggtccaaatgggtattcatgcaaatcaagtgatattagctcaatttgggtattactatctctaggtttaacccttcaATTAGggttatcaatttcttgagtttaccccaattccttattagtttagttttcctagacttagtctctcttttttaagtagagactaagttataaaagcatgaatcaatatttgcaaccattagttcttgagttctagcaagaactaggctaaatatcactaactcattcacatttaagccctaaaatcaaataccgattaaatacccacactagagttaggtcacaaccctagctatgggtttagctactcatggaaataacagaaattaaagatgaaatgaagataaaatccataatattaatttatggaataaaaatctaatgttaagaagtgaatctagtacaaaatttcCGAAAACAGAAAAGCCAGCCATCTTAGGTACTCATACAAAACATAGCATctcctaaaaatgacaaaatgttctatttatactatgCTGAAAATAgctgacaaaaatgccctgcggaggttgtgtgtcacgacccgaaatttcctccttcggaccgtgatggcgcctaacatttcacttgctaggcaagccaacattagaataatattaaccaatttttaaacaatttttaaattattaataattaaggaaacaaaaacggaagcaaagtttgaaatatagtgaataatccataaaaacaacggtgtctaaataccattccagaattggtgtcacaagtgcacgagcttctagaataaatacaaataaggtctgaataaaataaagctgtctgggaataaacacacaactaaagtaaaatagacggggacttcagaactgcggacgccatgcagttatacctcaagtctcctctggtagctgaaatccgagcaagtctatggtacgcgcTGGGACCAACttcaaaatctacacaagaaatgcagagtgtagtatcagtacaaccgaccccatgtactggtaagtgctgagcctaacctcgacgaagtagtgacgaggctaaggcggttcacttacattaacttgtacgcaatattagtaacaacaacaataatagaaataaatcaagtaattcatttataataattgaaggcaactcagcagtcataaccaattatcatttccattaattctgttgcagcgtgcaacccgctctcacaatatattcacattcaattctgttgcagcgtgcaacccgctctcacaatatattcacattcagttctattGTCACATTCAGTtatgttgcagcgtacaacccgctctcacaatatattcacattcagttctgttatatatttatttcgaacaagtatatatatagacttttaaataagtctgttgcggcgtgcaatccgatcccccaatattgacttttcattaagtctattgcggcgtgcaatccgatcccccaatattgacttttaataagtctgttgcggcatgcaacccgatcctccaatattaactttttaacaagtctgttgcggcgtgcaacccgatcctccaatattaactttttaacaagtctgttgcgagcgtgcaacccgatcctccaatgttaacttttaataagtctgttgcggcgtgcaatccgatcctccaatattttcatttcaatcaattcttatagaagaaattctcCAATAAacacaacaattaatataaaatcataagacaacaagcatacaataattataatttaattatgaaacaaacaatgacaattagtaatttattatagaaatcagggaggaaataggcagtttaatatttaatatgctaaatgtcaaataacaattaaaacacataattcaaatagcatgtaacaattaatgcaggaattcaagaattaatattttgacaaagaataagagagaaacaattattagaataattaatttatgattaaaaataatttatgatttttcaagtaagcaggcaaacaattaatttgatgacgtatagacactcgtcacctcgcctatacgtcgttcacatgcaattcacataacaaataatttaagggttctattctctcaagtcaaggttaaccccgacacttacctcactttgcgaattccaatcaattattcaaccacaacttttccttttaaatttgccttcGAAAGCTTCAAaactattcacaaacaattcgatatattcaatacgaatcataggaattaattccatatgaatttataaattttccggataaaaatccgaaattcattaaaatatttggcagtggaacCCACGCCTCAAATCCCAAAAAATCTCgtgaaatctgaacacccgttccgatacgagttcaaccataccaaatttgtccaattccgatttcaaatggaccttcaaatcttaaatcttcgtttttggaagattttgtaaaaatctgatttttcttccataaattcacggattcatgatataaatgagtatgaaatcatgaaatataatcaatataggataaggaacacttaccccaatatttttccgtaaaaattgcccaaaaatcgccttacccgagctcaaaaatgggaaagaattgaaaatgggtcgaaaccccatttctagaacttaagttctatttctgagatttttacccttcgcgaacgcggttagtgcctcgcgttcgcgaagcacatttttgtgctgccaaaactttgctcttcgcgaacatgaaggcaatgtcgcgaacgcgaagccttgccaaatttggccttcgcgaacgcgatacacccTATGCGAACGTGAAGCTTTAACGCTTGGTACCCGGCTATGCCtcgccttctacgcgaacgcgaacgcttccacgcgttcgcgatgaacactgccctcttcccttcgcgaacgcgaagagtaaatttcaCATGCCtctaatttcttcttcgcgaatgcgagccacctctcgcgaacacgaagaaggatactagaagcagatttctgcagtttttcccaagtccaaaaatggtctgttaaccacccaaaatcaacccgagccctcggggatccaaaccaaacatgcacccaagtcttaaaatatcatacgaacttgctcgcacgatcgaatcaccaaaataacacctagaactacgaatcggacaccaaatcaaaggaagttttcaagaaaactttaaaacttatatttttacaaccggacgtccgaatcacgtcaaattaactccgattctcaccaaattcggcagacacatcataaatattatagtggacctatatcgggctccggaaccaaaatacggacccgaggtcaataaatctaacatcagtaatttcttagaaatcattaagctttcaagcttttaatattttatcaaaattccataactcgggctagggacctcggaattcgattccgggcatacgcctaagtcccaaatcacgatacggatctaccaaaatttttaaaacactaatccgggtcagtttgctcaaaatgttgaccaaagtcaacttagttgagttttaaagttctatttcccattttaatccatttttcacataaaatattttctggaaaattatacggactgcgcacgcaagtcgagaaataatcttgcggaccgcataatttcaatCACGGTCGCACAAGGGACTTCCACGGCCGCACAATtgtggtgcggtccgcacttctctcttttgctcaagttgtcagctctctgaatctcagtCATCGCGGTCCGCGTAATTTCAATTGCGGCTGCATATGGACTTTCGTGGTCGCACATTTCTGGTGCGGTCTGCGCTCATCATTTAGCCCAAAATCACACTCTCTTAATCTCCCTCTTGCGAACCACATAATTATGATCGCCTCCCCATCATGGCTTTCACGGCCTataatatttgtgcggtccgcacttcagacCTCTTTGCCCAACCTTgatttttgttcaacttttgactcctttgtgagttgattttgattcctttggctcattttgaacaactcctgcaagcaagcatatttcattagtttccgggaataccttcaagaattattttcctaaaacaCTAGTacaagagagcaaataataggttaaaatccctatTTATCACTTATCTGTAATcttgaaatctctacgtactaaagttatcgagctatgattcatgttagatgccatgcctaggctacatgcttatcctgttgggacccactgaggtcatttctgctgttgagttatctgctttcattgcattacatactcagtcatacgcattcatatgcatatcatatctcagtctttgttgctatttattgatacatcatatcatcattttcgggatagtttcatgacattgtgagcctgcgagagagagactggagagattgatgactgagtgaggccgagggcctgattgagagTATATTGATACTACGGCACATGAGttttccgtgcagcacgtgacTTGTCCGTGTGAATCCATGTATTGaaactatagcacatgagttgtctgtgcaacacgtgagGTGTCCGGgcggtttatagcgcttgggctggaggagcccctccggagtctgaacacacccctagtgagcgcggttgttattattgaaggatggatcttccatagacatggatcttgtcagaagtattatatacctggagatggatcttctccacgggatGGATTGACCCTACTCGGTtatgagtgactgatgatcagttgatgtgtatattcctggatggatcttccctgagaCAGATTGGCCATATACcttaccgagtgattgagcatgatgagtgtaATGTGTAAGACGgtgatattgagtactctgagagtgtgagtacatgaattcatctctgagatacattgcattgacatgcacacatgacatacatgcataaagatgtatttttctcatgctgtacggtatcacatcattcatgacttctaacacatattgacatatgggcatagtgatgcattggttttacactggctatctggaaagaaaatgaaacctcttaattattattgaaaggatttttgggaaaatcactattttcaaacttactcatatttttggcaaatttcggtaaaagatttgagttttcactgaaatacttgaaaagcatgcctactgttctggaactgtgaacgagttgagcattttatttctgagatactccttttattatttatactatgctgttatgaattgttgtgggatattggtattggacccgaccttcTTCTAGCTCaacactactttcaacctaaggttaggtttgttacttattgagtacatggggtcagttgtactcatactacacttctgcaccttgtgtgcacaTGTTGGCTGATAATAttgctgtgttcgttgggagctggatctgaagatgtacctgcgttccggctgtagctgcctcttgttcatggtagccttagttttataaaatctgtttatgtactcTTCAAACAGAtggtgtatttatttcataccagctttgtaaactctattcttaaaagctcatgatttgtactaccagtccttggggaatgtatcatattcagatatttctttacttaattgctttattaattgttattagaattggttagtggttaattggcttacctgacgggttgggttaggttccatcacgactaggtggattttgggtcgtgacaaggtggtatcagagccctagattcataggttctaaaagtcatgagcaagtgtctagtagagtcttgcggatcaatttgatgacgtccatacctatcttcgagaggctacagggtatttaggatatatacttcccatctttctttccttatcgtgcagaattgattcagcttgataaataactctttgaattccttccacgcattcgcatGCACATACGAGTGCTTGGTATCAGCTATGCATCGCCGACATGTGATTCTCTGAACggggtgcgagatgtgatttttgtgtgctGATAATGGGCCATTCTGGAGGACTAGAGGccaggttttgactgtagcttgatcacagagattttgattgtgtgagcatgtgcttttggacttatacgtcCGGTAGAgttcctatgagtggaatttttggctcgatgagcggtagaatggatttatgatgagtatgatgtgactgtggggtgtgttaagatgatttgattgcgacgagaagtgtttccttgaagtGTAAAGGaggggccattgggtgcttgattttcgttttgatgtgacgtacagtctcgagtatgagcGCATTGAAGGATCCTTACTGTTGCTTAATGCTGGAATGTAATTAGTTCTCATATTTTATTGTCGAGATCAGACTCAGGGAAATTAAGTGATTGCTTAGTAGTTGTGGCTATAAAAGGGTAtcaagagatgtcagtttgaggctaagcatgtaggttataacctgcgaggtaatctacggatgtgtgatttatataatgttgtgtggaggctttcttttctaccagtgggatATATTTATGCAATTTGATTTTGGATCGGTTGTAACAATTGATCtgactatcacgaggatgaatgtgatatttgcagatgatttgaggtattatatagTTTGTGTTACGTGAGTTTACGAAGGATTTAGTTGGATTTCAGTGCGGGATTTTGGcaataatagagtatgggtattgtaatGTTATCGattgttttgttctatggctttgagccaagtggggtaatctgctatcgacgagttgattgcacgattatgtgttgtattggtttcggtttgaggtatacttggtgaatcagttatgactgtaggggttgagattgaggatgactcgagtaaggggaTTTCAAGATACGGGTTGTGTTACattctatgggtatatgggaatcacagaatgattgagtggttattcgtgaaggatgtagtgtgcatggagtaggaaaTTGCTTGGTCgcgttaaggtggggttactcATTTGGGTGTCGTCGTGCCAATGGGGCACCAgtcgtttggcccatttggggctgtgcaattgagatttgagcagagtggatgactcttgagaatggttctaatggattcaagatgtatatgtagcaattgggaattttcaggatttgtatatggctagaaactgatatttacattggatggtgtcgatacttgtggcatttctatatcattatggattctacatttcagcatTCAGGAGGGTGAAGGAAATGACTTCAGATTCACAGAAGATCCCTTCAGAGTGAGTATCTCGGTTATGGcactttggggtgcttaagagggaagtcgGCGGCTTAcgggccttagggcgttgtggttttatactagggtcttttgtgtggtgaattttgatTAAAGATCGTGGTGTTCCAGCAATGAGAAGTATCGATTTaaggcaatttggaagggacttggagaaataggacagagTGGTAGTTGGTTGGATCAACATAGTAATGGATATAatcagttctttgggtacttatgatttggctagtctctacaggtgtttcgtggcaatgctctcggGTTTTGGCGacttgcgtggcttggttgagttagagagatttagtTCTGATGTATTGATTATGTGCAAGTGGGTTTCGAAGAATTCTCATTGGTCtctaccacggttcgaggagtatatttcctactggtGTGTGGAGCATTtggcgtattgtgattttctcctcgATGAGATCTAATGGAAGGTTTTTGACTGATCGGGGGTGTATTCTGCTTCGGACTCAAGGTTGAATTTGAGATTttcgtacttttcatatgatggcataatagGTATGGTGTGATGTGTAGGATTGAAATTGCATATGCAAGGTCAtgattcagttttgaaaggaaggtcctgaattcttaggtagcatagacggtttcagatgactaggtaaataaaAATACTATTTGGTATTGCTTGATGAGAGTTTACATTTCCGAAAGGGCACTGTGATTTGAATC
The sequence above is drawn from the Nicotiana tabacum cultivar K326 chromosome 13, ASM71507v2, whole genome shotgun sequence genome and encodes:
- the LOC142167958 gene encoding uncharacterized protein LOC142167958, with the protein product MGYKHSENDYSLFSKKISSSTIFVAVYVDDVIITGTDSVEISNLKAFLDKHLSSPLDPTLKLKSNEGTLLQDPTYAQTSRYLKKDLTLGIFFSNGTDCSISAYCDSDWAACPDSRRSVTGYIVLVGDSHIN